A stretch of Labeo rohita strain BAU-BD-2019 unplaced genomic scaffold, IGBB_LRoh.1.0 scaffold_121, whole genome shotgun sequence DNA encodes these proteins:
- the LOC127157823 gene encoding GTPase IMAP family member 4-like produces MESKEHLNLMILGEEGAGKSTAADTILGTQAFTLKPGSSSDVAVESSNVGGVLVTVYDTSGLFDTDISEEEIQQKLENVLQKCESGLCVFLLVIKADSFTKEVRKNVEKIEKLLGEKRLNKTWILFSRGDKLEDENKTIKEFINETEALTKLVKKYDQRYYVFNKRGPSDQARLLLAKILQRNFKDLSLISFISPNTHDEPDTPTSSPSSRRIVLLGKTGVGKSTSGNTILGQTVFKSGMRMNSVTTECSDVHATVSGRSVTLVDTPGFFGTKMKHKDLSMQIARCVYISSPGPHAFLIVFPVNMRFTNQEQQIPQQIEMMFGQEVLKYAIVLFTYRDLLKQETIEKLIKDSSKLRHLVDQCGGRFHIFNNEDQNNREQVNDLLQKIDTMIEQNGGGYYSNRMYEDAHRFRQAEEKRKHQEEKQREEEIERMRSETEKRIRSEMEATHKSELEKLKAERHKEEEERKQQQQHEFNQFYQQHKSKFSFSAFALVKGLPGIGAIIGGGIGAAVGIIGGPSGIAAGGAVGTAVGAIIMKNKPTEN; encoded by the exons ATGGAATCAAAAGAACATTTGAACTTGATGATACTGGGGGAGGAAGGAGCTGGAAAGAGCACAGCAGCAGACACAATACTGGGAACACAAGCTTTCACATTAAAGCCAGGTTCCAGCTCAGATGTTGCTGTTGAATCTAGTAATGTTGGTGGAGTTCTAGTCACTGTTTACGACACATCAGGATTGTTTGATACAGACATAAGTGAAGAAGAGATTCAGCAGAAACTTGaaaatgttcttcagaaatgtGAATCAGGTCTCTGTGTGTTTCTGCTGGTCATCAAAGCTGACAGTTTCACTAAAGAAGTGAGAAAAAATGTGGAGAAGATTGAGAAGCTGCTGGGAGAAAAACGGTTGAATAAAACTTGGATTCTCTTCAGCAGAGGAGACAAACTGGAGgatgaaaacaagacaataaaagAATTCATCAATGAGACTGAAGCACTGACGAAACTTGTTAAGAAATATGATCAGAGATACTATGTGTTCAACAAGAGAGGACCTAGTGACCAAGCTAGATTACTGCTGGCAAAAATTCTCCAGAGAAATTTCAAGG ATCTGAGTCTGATCAGTTTCATCAGTCCAAACACTCATGATGAACCAGACACTCCTACTTCCAGTCCGTCATCTAGAAGGATTGTTCTTCTGGGTAAAACTGGTGTTGGGAAAAGTACATCTGGAAACACAATACTGGGACAGACAGTGTTTAAATCTGGGATGAGAATGAATTCAGTAACAACTGAATGTTCAGATGTTCACGCCACTGTTTCAGGCAGATCTGTGACTCTAGTTGATACTCCTGGATTCTTTGGAACAAAGATGAAACATAAAGATTTATCAATGCAGATAGCAAGATGTGTTTATATATCCAGTCCTGGACCTCATGCTTTTCTCATTGTGTTTCCTGTGAATATGAGATTCACTAATCAGGAGCAGCAGATTCCTCAGCAAATTGAGATGATGTTTGGTCAGGAGGTGTTAAAATATGCCATTGTTCTATTCACATATAGAGATCTACTAAAACAGGAAACCATAGAAAAGTTGATTAAGGACAGCAGTAAATTAAGACATCTAGTTGATCAGTGTGGAGGCAGATTCCACATCTTCAATAATGAAGATCAGAATAACCGTGAGCAGGTGAATGATCTACTGCAGAAGATTGACACAATGATAGAGCAGAATGGAGGAGGATATTACAGTAATCGAATGTATGAAGATGCTCACAGATTCAGACAAGcggaagaaaagagaaaacatcAAGAGGAGAAACAAAGAGAAGAGGAGATTGAGAGAATGAGAAGTGAGACAGAGAAGAGAATCAGATCAGAGATGGAAGCTACACATAAATCTGAGCTAGAAAAACTTAAAGCAGAGAGACACAAAGAGGAAGAAgagagaaaacaacaacaacaacatgaatTTAATCAGTTTTATCAACAGCATAAATCtaagttttctttttcagctttTGCACTTGTTAAAGGTCTTCCTGGCATTGGAGCAATAATTGGTGGTGGTATTGGTGCAGCTGTTGGAATTATTGGTGGCCCTTCTGGTATAGCTGCTGGTGGAGCTGTTGGTACAGCTGTTGGTgcaattattatgaaaaataaacccACTGAAAACTAG